A stretch of Gymnodinialimonas phycosphaerae DNA encodes these proteins:
- a CDS encoding Rap1a/Tai family immunity protein: MPMRVKLPLWVAVMWTCTLSPAAAETTVEEIMPACEAALDESYLVRRPAGFCIGFITGVWQMMAVNCLNPEPRAALPVELQAGDIPSWRASVQAFLNWAEDHPEQWDETFFMGTLLALSSTFPCEE; encoded by the coding sequence ATGCCGATGAGGGTAAAATTGCCGCTTTGGGTGGCTGTCATGTGGACCTGCACGCTCTCTCCGGCGGCAGCAGAAACGACCGTTGAGGAGATTATGCCAGCCTGCGAAGCCGCGCTTGATGAGAGCTATCTGGTGCGACGGCCCGCTGGATTTTGCATCGGGTTTATCACCGGCGTATGGCAGATGATGGCGGTGAATTGCTTGAATCCCGAGCCGCGTGCAGCCTTACCCGTAGAGTTGCAGGCAGGCGACATCCCGTCATGGCGTGCGAGCGTTCAAGCGTTTCTGAATTGGGCTGAGGATCACCCCGAGCAATGGGACGAGACTTTCTTCATGGGAACGTTGCTCGCGCTGTCATCTACGTTTCCCTGCGAAGAATAG
- a CDS encoding leucine-rich repeat domain-containing protein has translation MFRFAFPALTVLTLIACQPAAHDNTPYGQERVDECIATACATLNVDGLGLRDYGQVNALSHVTSLMVSYTDFDSLSDIADMAQLRELHLSNSQVTDLSGLAAFPNLALVHMQGVSAEALATARFPAGVRELALGGPGATDLSIVHRVPGLRRLHVDTFTTSVSLAALEGHGNLSTVHLGDIRGLDLSPLLALPALRAVSLEFEPGGPDPVQTSVIAQLRARGVTVSTEEVVVPVC, from the coding sequence ATGTTCCGTTTTGCCTTTCCCGCCCTGACCGTTTTGACGCTGATTGCCTGTCAGCCCGCCGCCCATGACAACACGCCCTACGGCCAAGAGCGTGTGGACGAATGCATTGCCACCGCTTGCGCCACGCTTAACGTCGACGGCCTTGGCTTGCGCGATTATGGTCAGGTCAATGCCCTGTCTCACGTCACCTCGTTGATGGTGAGTTACACTGATTTCGATAGTCTGTCGGATATCGCCGACATGGCGCAGCTGCGCGAATTGCATCTGAGCAACAGCCAGGTCACGGACCTGTCGGGTCTGGCCGCCTTCCCGAACCTGGCCCTTGTCCATATGCAGGGCGTGAGCGCCGAGGCGCTGGCCACGGCGCGTTTTCCCGCAGGCGTGCGGGAGTTGGCCCTTGGCGGCCCCGGAGCAACGGATTTGTCCATCGTGCACCGAGTGCCGGGTTTGCGGCGCCTGCACGTCGACACCTTCACCACCTCTGTCAGCCTCGCCGCGCTGGAGGGGCATGGGAACCTGAGCACGGTTCATCTGGGTGATATCCGAGGGCTGGACCTGTCCCCCTTGCTGGCCCTGCCTGCGTTGCGAGCCGTCTCGCTGGAGTTCGAGCCCGGCGGCCCCGATCCCGTCCAGACATCGGTGATTGCGCAGTTGCGCGCCCGCGGCGTCACGGTGTCCACCGAAGAGGTCGTTGTGCCTGTTTGTTAG